One bacterium genomic region harbors:
- a CDS encoding glycosyltransferase produces the protein MSKVNPLFKIGIISPVLVPDDVGMAISNWTKFKWLLEKGIDVKMIGFSPKMSTEEIPQMYRHPNIKRITPFFRRNKLGFLYKVLDIIVLYREILKFARDRDIIEIHGWSLWNTALILAWHRLRKKKVIQVFVGRDGWDYIPAKFLDLQRMINRRYTTIANSYCLKEELTRKGLRIDGVIWTEVDKNSFLSEAYCGKENYTITVKDLYPIGGADIVLEAIGILRKKGIDIKHKFLGEGPLLHSLKKRCRELGIEENVEFMGHVKHHEVAQYLKYAQIKILGSRLESCPHVVGEAMIMGPVVVSTRCKGAEELIQNGKTGIIVKENTPEAIASEIMKLLEDKHRIEVIRENARKFVKENLVEEVIFEKFVFVYKKLMKEGVRNELQLDNFVMQKIIDSSLENKIIIKRNILMENSNSKEPSVLIIILNHNGKEDTIECLESIKAQTYDNYKVCIVDNASTDGSQDYFKENYPWVILLKNKANLGFAEANNIAIMHAMKAGFDSVLLLNNDTKVATDMLSELIKPMKINLTIGIVGPKMYYYDKKNTLWFAKGKMDWKTGVTSHIGGMRQDYGQYNEICDSDFISGCALLIHRNVISKIGLMDESYFYYQEDIDYCTKAIKAEFKCIVAPRAKLWHKVARTSGGSENPFGAFLKSRNRITFMKKNATIPQIISFSWYFWIENVIHILSAIKRKNFKIIMPRIKGIIAGILA, from the coding sequence ATGTCAAAAGTAAACCCCTTGTTCAAAATAGGTATTATCTCTCCTGTATTGGTTCCAGATGATGTAGGAATGGCTATCTCTAACTGGACCAAGTTTAAGTGGCTATTAGAGAAGGGCATTGATGTAAAGATGATTGGGTTCTCTCCGAAGATGTCAACAGAAGAAATACCTCAGATGTACAGGCATCCAAATATAAAGAGAATAACTCCTTTCTTTAGAAGAAACAAGTTAGGATTTTTGTACAAAGTTTTGGATATTATTGTGCTGTACAGGGAAATCTTAAAGTTTGCAAGAGACCGTGACATAATAGAGATACATGGTTGGAGTTTGTGGAATACAGCTTTGATACTTGCATGGCATAGATTGAGAAAGAAAAAAGTAATACAGGTATTTGTAGGAAGAGATGGGTGGGATTATATTCCAGCCAAATTCCTTGACCTGCAAAGAATGATAAATAGACGATACACCACAATTGCTAACAGTTATTGTCTTAAAGAGGAATTAACTAGGAAAGGGCTTAGAATTGATGGCGTAATATGGACAGAGGTAGATAAGAATTCCTTTCTTTCAGAGGCATATTGTGGAAAAGAGAATTATACAATAACAGTAAAAGACCTGTATCCTATAGGTGGAGCAGATATTGTTTTGGAAGCAATCGGCATCCTAAGAAAGAAGGGGATTGATATAAAACATAAATTCCTTGGGGAAGGGCCTCTGCTTCATTCTCTAAAAAAACGCTGCAGGGAACTTGGGATTGAAGAAAATGTTGAATTTATGGGGCATGTGAAACACCATGAGGTTGCACAATATCTTAAGTATGCTCAAATAAAAATATTAGGAAGCAGGCTTGAATCATGTCCTCATGTTGTTGGAGAAGCGATGATAATGGGCCCAGTAGTTGTTTCTACGCGCTGTAAGGGCGCTGAAGAACTTATTCAGAATGGCAAAACAGGAATCATTGTAAAAGAAAATACTCCGGAAGCAATTGCCTCTGAGATAATGAAGCTTCTAGAGGACAAACATAGAATAGAGGTTATTAGGGAAAATGCAAGAAAATTTGTTAAAGAAAATTTGGTGGAAGAAGTGATCTTCGAAAAATTCGTTTTTGTATATAAGAAGCTTATGAAAGAAGGAGTGAGAAATGAGCTACAGCTTGATAATTTTGTCATGCAGAAAATCATAGATAGCAGCCTTGAGAATAAAATTATAATAAAGAGAAATATACTCATGGAAAATTCTAACTCTAAAGAGCCAAGTGTTTTAATTATAATTCTGAATCATAATGGCAAAGAAGATACTATTGAATGTCTTGAATCTATAAAAGCACAAACATACGATAATTATAAGGTCTGTATTGTTGATAATGCTTCTACAGATGGTTCTCAGGATTATTTTAAGGAAAATTATCCATGGGTAATTCTATTGAAGAATAAAGCTAACCTGGGATTTGCTGAGGCTAACAATATAGCTATAATGCATGCTATGAAGGCGGGTTTTGATAGTGTTTTGCTCCTGAATAACGATACCAAAGTTGCAACTGATATGTTAAGCGAGTTAATAAAACCTATGAAAATTAATTTAACAATAGGCATTGTAGGTCCTAAAATGTATTATTATGATAAGAAAAACACATTGTGGTTTGCAAAAGGCAAAATGGACTGGAAAACGGGGGTGACATCACATATCGGAGGAATGAGGCAAGATTATGGACAATATAATGAGATATGTGATTCCGACTTCATAAGTGGTTGCGCATTACTTATACATAGAAATGTTATTAGCAAGATTGGATTAATGGATGAAAGTTATTTTTACTATCAGGAAGACATAGACTACTGTACAAAAGCGATAAAAGCTGAATTTAAATGCATAGTTGCGCCAAGAGCAAAACTGTGGCATAAAGTAGCAAGAACAAGCGGAGGCTCTGAAAATCCCTTTGGAGCGTTTCTTAAATCCAGAAACAGGATTACCTTTATGAAAAAAAATGCAACTATTCCACAGATAATCAGCTTCTCATGGTATTTTTGGATAGAGAATGTAATACATATATTGTCTGCCATAAAAAGGAAAAATT